Within the Longimicrobium sp. genome, the region CCCAGTGTGATGATGATGTCGTGCGCCGTCGCTGCGATGGCCGCCACGCCGAACCGCCACTCGAAGCGAAAGGCCAGGTAGATCAGCGTGACGAGGAACGAGGCCAGGATGGCGATCAGCGCCCGGTACTGCAGCTCGTCGCCCACCTTGGGGCCCACCGACTCCGTGCGCGACACCTCGTAGGAGTTGGCCGGGAACTTCGAGGCCAGCGCCTGCTGCACGTCCTGCGCGGCCGTGCGGCCCACCTCGGCCGCGAACTCCTTGCGGATCACCACCTCGCGAGGGCCGCCGAATTGGCTGATCTCCCACCCCTCGTGCCCGGCGCCGCGTGCTGCGGCGCGGATCTGGTCGATCTCCACCGGCTGCTTGAACTTCAGGTGCACCAGGGTGCCGCCGCGGAAGTCCACGCCGTAGTTGAGCCACGACCCGATCTGCTGGACGTTGAGCAGCATCGCGCCGATGCTGGCCAGGAACAGCGCCGCCGTGATGATGTAGGCGCGGCGGCGCACCTGCATGATGGGGAAATTGGCGTTCTGGAAGATGCGCATGTCAGTATTCTCCCCGCGTCAGATGGCCAGACCCTGCGCGGCGGACGACCGGCGCTCGAGGTACAGGGTGAAGAGGGTGCGGGTCACGAAGATGGCCGTGAACATCGAGATGATGATGCCGATGCCCAGGGTGATCGCGAAGCCCTGGATGGGCCCGGTGCCGGCGTAGTACAGAATGGCCGCCGTGAGCAGGGTGGTGATGTTGGAGTCGACGATGGCCGAAAGCGCCTGCTTGAAGCCCTCGCTCACCGCCGGGCGCACGGCGCGGCCGGCGTCCAGCTCTTCACGGATGCGCTCGAAGATCAGCACGTTGGCGTCTACCGACATGCCGATGGAAAGCACCAGGCCGGCGATGCCCGGGAAGGTGAGCACCGCGTCCACCGCCACCAGCGAGCCCAGCGTGTACAGCACGTACAGCGACAGCCCGATCACGGCGAACACGCCCGCCACGCGGTAGTAGCCGATCATGATCAGCACCACGCCCGCCAGCCCGATCAGGCCGGCGATGAAGCCCGCGCGCACCGAGTCGGCGCCCATGGTGGGGCCCACCGAGCGCTCCTCGACGATCTTCAGCGGCACCGGCAGCGCGCCCGCCTTCAGCACCAGGGCCAGTTCGCTGGCCTCTTCAAAGCTGGCGCTGCCCAGGGTGATCTGGCCCCGGCGCTCGATCTGCCCCTGGATGATCGGGGCCGTGTACACCTGGTTGTCGAGCACGATGGCCATCTGCCGCTGCAGGTTGCGGCCCGTCTCCCGCGCGAACGTGCGCCCGCCGCGGCGGTTCAGCTCGAATTCCACCACCGAGCGGGTGCCGGTGGTCTGGTCCGTCGCCGGCACCGCCGACTGAAGGTACTCGCCCGTCATGATCGCGCGGTTCTGCACGAACCAGAGCGAGCGGAACTGCTTGTTCTCTTCGGCCTCGGGCACGCCCCACAGGATCTCCGTTCCGCGGGGCACCGCCGCGGCCACGGCCGGGTGGCGAAGCCAGGCGCCGATGGCAGCCGTGTCGGCAACGGCCACCAGCAGCTGCCCCTCGGGGCCCACGCTGGCGATCTTGCTCTCGAAGGGCTTGCCGGAAGTTCCGCTGTCGGCCGCGGCGCCCTTCTGCTTGAACACGCCACCCACCGGCGACTCGGCCGCCGGGGCCGCGCGCGCCGCGCTGGGGAATGCGCGGGCCACCGCCTGGTCCAGGCGGGCCATCGCGGGCTGCACCTCTTCCGGCCGGTTGACGATCTGGAACTCCAGGAACGCGGCCTTGGAGATCACGTCGCGGGCCTGGTTCATGTTCTGCAGGCCGGCCAGCTCCACCACGATGCGGTCGTTGCCGGCCTTCTGCACCACCGGCTCCGACACGCCGAGCGCGTTGACGCGAATGCGCACCACCTTCAGCGCGCGATCGATGGCGTCGCTGCGCTGCTGGGGGGTGAGCGCCTTGCCGGTCTCGTCCACCTCGAGAGCCATGTGGATGCCGCCCTGCAGGTCCAGCCCCAGGGTGACCATCTGGCCCTTACGGCCCTGGTTCCAGAAGAGGAGGGCCACGCAGGCGGCCGCGAGCACGAGAATCAAGCCCAGACGGGCCCTGACGTTCTGAAACATCGGAGCTGTGAACTCCCGAGGGAGGATGTGCGAGGATGCTTTCCCGGAGCGGGAAAACGGGGAACGACGGCGCCGTTCGGGATAACTCGAAAAGTTAGCCGCCCTTACGTGCTCCTGTCAACCGCCGCCGCCCCGCCCGCCGGGGGTGCCGGGAGCGGGGCGGCGTACGCCCAAGCCGTTGCCAGGCGGCGGTTTAGGCGCGCCGTCCGGTGTTGATGACGTTTACCTGGCGAAAGCGCGCCGGCGGGCATCCGTGCGAAACGGCGTTGCTTTGCGACGGCTGTCCCTTGCCGTCGTTGAACGAGCCGTGGATCTCGTACGTGCTTCGCCCGCCGATCAGGTCCATCCCGTTCCAGAACTCGGGCGTGCGCATCTGGTACGCCACGTCCTTGAGCATGCCGCCCACCCGGCCGTTGCGGATCTCGTGGAACACCTGGCCGCCGAACTGGGCGTTGTACCGCTGCTGGTCGATGGAGTACGAGCCGCGCCCCTCGATCAGGATGCCGTTCTCGATCCCGCCCACCAGCTCGTCGAGCTTCACGTCGCGGGTGGCGTGCGGCATCAGGTTCACGTTGGGCATGCGCTGGAACTGCACGTCGGCCCAGCTTTGCGCGTAGCTGTTGCCGTGGCTGCGCACGGGCTTGCCGCTTTGCCGGTACCAGTCGGCCAGCATGGGCGCCTGCTCGCGCGTGGTCTGCAGGTCGTTGAGGATGCCGTTCCTGACGATCAGGTACTCGTCGGGGCGTACGCCTTCGTCGTCCCAGCCCACGGTGGCCAGGGCGCCGGGGGTGCTGCGCTCGGCCTGGATGTTCATGATCTCCTGGCCGTAGCGGAACTTGCCCAGGAAGTCGCCGATGGGATGGATGAACGACGTGCCCGCGTAGTTGGCCTCGAACCCCATGATGCGGTCGAGCTCGGTGGGGTGCGCGATGGACTCGTGGATGGTCAGGAACAGGTGCGAGGGCATCAGCACCAGGTCGTAGCGCCCCGGCTCCACCGGCTTGGCCGAAAGCTTGGCCACCGCGTCGTCGGCCCACCTGCGGGCGTTGTTCACCAGGTCGGCGTTGCGGACGTGCTCGTACCCCAGCCCCATGGCGGCCACGGGGGTGCTCTGCCGCGCCTGGAAGTCGCCGCCGTCCGGGGCCACCGCCGTCACCGTCATCTGCGGGAGGGTGCGGTAGATGGTCTGGACGGTGTAGCTGCCCTCGGTGGAGGCGAAGGTCTTTTCCTCGCGCAGAAAGAAGAGCGACGAGGTGACGAACCGCGCCCCGGCCACGCCCAGCGCCGCGGCGTTGGCCTCGAAGAGCAGGTTCACCTTTTCTTCGATGGGCACGTCGAACGGGTCCACCTGGATGGGCGACTGCCAGCGCCCATCGGCCACCCGCTCCACGGGCGCCAGCTCCACCGGCCGCTGGCGCGCGGCGGCGTTGGCCCGCGCCTGCGCCACGGCCTGCCGGGCCACGCGCGCCACTTCCTCGGCGTTCACCTCGCGGCTGGCGGCGAAGCCCCATGCTCCGTTCGCCAGCACCCGCACGCCGAAGCCCGACGTTTCCGAGTCCTGGAAGCCGGTGATCTGCCGCTCGCGCGTGCCGACGGACTGGTTGCGGTTGCGGTTGATGCGCACGTCGGCGTACTGCGCACCGGCGCTCCGGGCGGCGTCCAGGGCGCGCATGGCCAGCTCGCGCTGGTCGGCGTCGCCGGGCGCGAGGATGTGGGCCGCGTGGGCGGCGCCACTCGGGAGCACGGAAAGCCCGGCGGCTGCGGCGGCGCTGCGGGTGATGAATTCGCGGCGTTTCATACGGCTGCGCTCTCGGGGTGATGGTGTGAGCGGATTGTAACCTGGAACGCGCGTTCGAACAACGGGGCAAAAGTCGGCCCTCGGGGACCCGTCCCAATGGCCGGGCAGGTGAACCGACGGACGACCGCGAAGGGCTTGGGCCGCGAGAGCGGGGGAACCCGCCGCTGGGAAGCGGAAAGCCCCGACCCGGGCCGCTGACGCGTCCCGTCCGGGGCTTTCCTGCACGCACGCCGCAATTGCCGCAGCGCGATCGAATTCTCCCCTCTCCCGCTTGCGGGAGAGGGGCCAGGGGAGAGGGCAGCCGAGGCATGCGCCGGCCCACATCGAGACGCCACCCAGCCTTCAGCATCACCCGCCCTCGCGCCTGACCACCCTCACGCGCCGGGCTGGCTCCCTTCCCCCGCGCAGTTTGCGGGGGAAGGGCTGGGGATGGGGGGCGCCCGTCGAATGCGCCGAACCGATCCGTACCGAGCGAAGTCCGTCCCGTCGGGCAGAACGCGCAGAAGCCGAGATCCATGGGCTCCGTGCCGCTGTCGCGCCCAGGTTGAGAAGTGGTTCAGGCCAGATCCTTCGGCCCGCACAGGACGGTATTCGGGCGAGTTTGGTGCGCTTGGGCCTCTGGATGACAGGCTGCGGCGCTCGGTCGACGTTCTCCCCCTCTCCCGGCGCAGTTTGCCGGGGGAGAGGCGCCCTCAGTCCAGCAGCACGCCCATTCCTCGCCCGCCGGCGTCCGCGGCCTGGGCTACGCGGTCGTTCACCGCGCGGCGCAGGGCCTGGATGCGGTTGGACGCGTGGGGGTCGAAGGTGCGGTTGGCCAGCAGCACCGTCCACGTCGCCCGCTCCGGATCCACCCACAGCGACGTCCCCGTGAACCCCGTGTGCCCGAACGCGCGCCGGCTCAGCTCGCGCCCGGCGGAACCGCCGCGCTCCTTGGGCGTTTCCCAGCCCAGGGCCCGGTTCTCCGCGTTGGGCTGCCGGCGGGTGAACCGGCGGATGGTTTCTTCCTCCAGCACGCGCACGCCCTCCAGCTCGCCCCCGCTCGCCAGCATGGCGGCGAAGCGCGCCAGGTCGCCGGCGGTGCTGAACAGCCCCGCGTTCCCCGCGACGCCCCCCAGCTTGCGGGCGATGGGATCGTGAACCTTGCCGCGGACCGGGGTGCCGTCTGCCCGCTTGAAGGTCGGCACGCAGCGGGCGCAGCCCTCCCCGGGGTTGAAGCCGGTGGAGCGCATGCCCAGCGGCTCCCACATCTCGCGGCGCAGCAGTTCGTCCAGCGGCTCTCCCGCGGCGCGTTCCGCGGCGGCCCACAGCACCACGAAGCCCACGTCGGAGTACTCCATCCGCTCGCCCGGCGCGGTCTTCAGCGGCGTGCGGATCAGCTGCTTCAGCGCCTGGTCCGGCGTGCCGCCCACCCCGGCGCCGGCAGGGAGCCCGGAGTTGTGGGCCAGCAGGTGGCGGATGCGCACCTTGTCCTTGGCCCCGCCCGAAAACGCGGGAAGGTACCGCGAAACGGGCGCGTCCACGTCCAGCTTGCCCTGCTCCACCAGCAGCATCACCGCCGTCGTCGTCGCCACCACCTTGGTCAGCGAGGCGATGTCGTACACGGTGCGCTCGGGGTCTACCGCGCCGTGCCCCCACTCCGCGTTGCCCACGCCCGCCATCAGCCCCAAGTGCGCGCCTCGGCCCGCGGCCAGCGCGGCGCCGGGAAAGGCGCCGCGCCTCACCTCGTCGCGCACCAGCCGCTCGGCCGCGGAGAGCTGCTGCGACGACATGCGCGCATCGGCGCCCAGCCGGGGCTGGCGCGGCACGCGGGCCTCGCGCACCACGCGGACGGCGGCGAACGTCACCGGCTGCGGGATCACCGCCTCCACCCTCTCCAGCGCGCGCGGCTGTTCGCCGCCCTGCGCCAGGCCCATGCCGGTGCCCGCGGCCACCAGCGCGAATGCGGCGGCCAGGGTGCTGCGCAGCTTGAACGGAGGTTCGTTCCTGTAGAGCATGGCGATCCACCTTCCTCTGCTCGGGCGGCGCGGACGGCCGCCGCCGTGATGTTCGGGCGCGGAGGTGCCCGCGTGGCCTCCGGGTCCGGGGCGCAGGCGCGGGGTTGAAGGATGGATGTTGTCGGGGTCCCATGCTGTAACCCGGCGCGGAACAGGAGTTTCCCCGACGGGGTTAGCGAATGATTAGTACGGGTGCCGGGGGCGAAACGGTTTCGCCCCCGCGTCCGTAGGCATTATCATCAGGATCTCACGCCCGCCCTCCGCCGACGCCCCCGAATGGCCCTGCTGCAGACCCCGCGTTCCCGCGCCGCCGCCCTCGTGGCGGTGCTCGGCATCGCCATCGCCCTCGCGCTGACGCCGTTTGCGTCGGGGCTGCTGGGCGCCGCCGTGCTGTACGTGATCTGCGCCCCGGCGCACCGCCGCCTCTCGCGCGTGCTGCCGCCTCGCTTCGCGGCGGCGATCGTGCTGACCGTCGCTCTGGTCCTGGTGCTGCTGCCGCTCGCGGTGGTCGTGGGGATCATGGTCAACGAGGCACCAAACACGTTGCGGATGCTGCAGAACGGCGCCGTGCTCGACCGGCTGTCGAACATCCGCATTGGGCCAGTGGATTTAGGGACGCAGCTGGCCTCGGCGGGGGGCACGGCGGTGGCGTGGGTCACGCAGAACGCGCTGGCGTTCGCCGGCGGCGCCGCCCGCAGCCTGCTGAGCCTGGTGATCGCCTTCTTCGGGCTGTACTTCCTGCTGCTGCACCCGGAAAAGATCTGGCTGAGCGTCCGCGACTTCCTTCCCTTCTCCTACCAGGCGGCCGACACCCTGCGCGACCGCTTCCACAGCGTCACCGTGGCGTCGCTGGTGGGCATCGCGCTCACCTCGGCCATCCAGGGGACCATCGTGGGGGTGGGATTCATGCTGGTGGGGCTGCCCAGCGCGGCGTTCTGGGGCGTCATCACCGCCATCGTGGCCGTGCTGCCGATGTTCGGGAGTGCGCTCGTGTGGGTGCCCGGGGTCGCCGTGCTGATCGTCGGCGGGGAGTGGGGGGGCGCGGTGCTGCTGTCGACGCTGGGGCTGATCGGGGCGAACGCCGACAACGTGGTGCGGCTGATCGTGTTCAAGCGCATCTCCGACATCCACCCGATGGCCACACTGATCGGCGCCTTCGCCGGCCTCAAGTACGTCGGGCTGCTGGGCGTGCTGCTGGGCCCGCTGGCCATCGCCTACTTCTTCGAGCTGCTGAAGATCTACCGCCAGGAATACGTCACCGGCCCAGGATCGGCCAGCGTTCTGGTAGGTGGAAACGACGCGATGTCGGCATTGCCAAGTCCATCCACCGAAACGATATAGCTCGTCTCACTTCATGTAGAATCGGCCGCCTCCGTTCTTGGGAAGCGGCCGATTTCTTTGCTCGCGAACGGATCACTCGTAGCCGCGCTCCCGCCGGAGATAACCGGCGATCAGGATGGTCGCCAGGGTTCCGGCCGCGGCGATCTTGGGGCCCGCGTCCACCAGGATGGGACCGTTCACCGGATCGAAGATGTGGAAGCCGTAGACGGTCACCGCGCCGCCGACGAGGCACCACCCCCAGCAGACGAGTAGCGTCACGATCCAGTAGCGCCGCACCGCGCGCCGCGCGGCGAGCTCGGCCGCCTCGTTCTCGGCGCACATCTTTTCGTACAGCTCGTCTCGGATGGACATCGGGCCGACGGATAGGGTGAAAGTGGGAGGAATGAACCCCTCCGACGCGTCCGGGTTCCCCCGCTTGGCAAACGCGCGGCGATGAAACATCTTTCGCGTGCCGCTCGTCTTCACTCCGCTCGCGCCGCGCTCTCGCGGCACCCCTCCCCCGCTCTGCCCCGATCCGAAGATGGCCATTCGCGAAGGCTGCTGGGACTGCCCCACCTGTGGCTCCGTCGCGCTTCCCGGGCGGCAGGTGAACTGCACCGGGTGCGGCAATCCGCGTCCCCAAGGCACGCGCTTCTACCTGCCCGAAGATGCGCCCGAGGTGTCGGACGCCGTGCGCCTGGCCCAGGCCCGCGGCGGCGCGGACTGGGTGTGCGAGCACTGCGGCGCCAGCGCCCGGGCGGTCGACGCGCGCTGCCCCGGCTGCGGCGCCGAGCGCGGCAGCAGCGCGGTGCAGGCGACGCACGAGTACGGGATGGACGACGTGCCGCGCTCCGGCGAGCCCACCCGTCCACGGATGGCCGCGTCGACCGCTGCCCCGCCGCGCCCGAAGCGGCGGTGGAAGGGGCCCGCCTTCGTGCTGGCGCTGCTTGGCGCGTTCGGATGGTGCAACAGCCCCAAGGAGGTCACCGCGACGGTGGCCGAAGCGGACTGGCAGCGCGCCATTGAGGTGCAGGAGTACCGCACCGTGCGGGAGGAGGACTGGTCACTTCCCTCGGGCGCGCGGCAGTTGAGCAGCGAGCGCGCCATCCGCGACTATCGCCAGGTGCTGGACCACTACGAGACGCGCACCCGGCAGGTATCAGAAAAGGTGCAGGTGGGCACGCGCAGCTTCACCTGCGGGCAGCGCGACATGGGCAACGGCTACTTCGAGGACATCACCTGCACCGAGCCGGAGTACGAAACGCGCAGCCACACGGAGGAGTACCAGGAGCCCATCTACCGCCGCGAGCCGGTGTACGGCACGAAGTACTCGTACGAACTGGAGCGGTGGCTGCCCGACGACACGGCGTGGGCGCGCGGCGGTGCGGAGAAGGAACCCGCGTGGCCCGCGGTGCGCATCGGCAAGAACGAGCGTGAGGGCGCGCGGGTGGAAAAGTACGTGCTGCGCTTCAGGGACGAGGATGGCAAGACGTACGAGCGCGAGGTGCCGATGAGCCAGTTTTCGCGCTACCGTCCCGGCCAGCAGGTGCGCCTGAAGATGCGCCGCGGCGGCGGAGGTGAGGTGGAGATCGTCGAGCCTGAAAGCTGACGCGAACGAGAGCCCCCGCCGATGCATCGACGGGGGCTCTCGTTTATGAGATGTTCACCGGGCCGGTACGCCCCGCCCGAAAGCTCGCCAGGGCCTCATCCGTCAGCGCGTCCAGCCGACCCGCCGCGACATCGACCTCAAGCTGTCGGTCCCACGCGCCCGCGTCGAACTCAGCGAACCAAGCGCGGAACTGCGCGAGTTGCTTCGGCTTCAACTCCTGAACGGCGCGCTCGATCTCGTGGAGAGTTTTCATCGGCAAAATCTACACTCGGGTACTTACGGTTTAGTCCTCTGGACCCACCCCTGACAGGGGTGCGCGAGGGGATTCCGGGCACACCGGGAGCATGCGGGAAGCGGGGCGTTTCGACTGTTCCCGGCGCATGCCCCTGGCAGCCCTCTCTCCCCGGCCCTCTCCCCCGCAAGCGGGGGAAAGGGAGAATTCGCTTGCGCTTCGGCAGGTGCGGCGTGCGTGCAGGTGAAGCCTCGATCCGGACGCGATAGCGGCCCTGGTCGGGGCTTTCCGCTTTCCAGCGGCGGGTTCACCCGCCCTTGGGGGGGCCTCGGTCCTGTGATTGCTACCCCTGCACGGCCGAGGCCTCAGCTTCGGTGCCCGCTGCCGCGCCCTGGCTTGTACGTGTCCGCTGTTAGATCCTTCGGCGCGCGAAGTCTATCGTACGGGATGGGACGGTGCGCCTGCGCCTCAGGATGACAGGGTTGCGCATCGGCACGCGTGGATTACTGCACTGCTTCCAGGGCTGCCGGAAGGGCCAGGCGCGCCCACTCGGCGTAGGTCAAGCCGGAGTAGTGGAGGCCGTCCGGGGCCAGGAACGCGGGATTGGAGCCTGCGGTGCGGCTCTGCGGGGTGATGTCGACGTAGCGCGCGCCCAGCCGCTCCGTTTCCTGGCGGTTGATTGCGTTGAACACGTCGATCTCCGCGGCGATGTTGGCGCGGGAGCGGCCCTCCGCGAAGGGAGTGGCCCCCCAGTCGGGGATGGAGAGCACGATTACCCGGCTCGCGTCGCCCCCGGCGAAGCCGATGGCGCGCTGCAGCAGGCCGGCGAACTCGGCGCGGTACTCCTCGGTGCCGCGGCCGCGGTACTGGTTGTTGACGCCGATCAGCAGCGACACCAGGTCGTACGGCCCCCGCGGGTCGGCGGCGTCGATGGCGTCGGAGAGCTCGTCCGTCGTCCAGCCGGTGCGCGCGATGATCTGCGGCTCGGCGAAGTCCTGCCCCTGCTCCCGCAGCAGCGCCGCCAGCTGCACCGGCCAGCGGTCGGCCGCCGCCACCCCCTCGCCGATGGTGTACGAATCCCCCAGCGCCAGAAACTTCATCTTCCCTGCCCCGGTGTCCGTCCCCTGCCGCGCGCACCCCGCCAGCCCCAGCGCGAGCACCAGCATCCATCCGATCGCCCTTCGCCTGTCCATCCCCGCCTCCCGCCCCACGAGACCCGCTCAGTCCGGCATCGTCACATGGATGCGGCCGTCGCCATCCACCCGCGCTTCGAACGTTTGAAGCGGCTCGGTGGCGGGAAGGCCGATCGGGCGGCCGGTGCACACGTCGAAGCTGGCCCCATGCCAGTTGCAGACCAGCTCGGTTCCGTCCACCTCGCCGCCATCCAGCGGAAGGTCTTCGTGGGTGCACATCCCCTGCAGCGCGTAAATCTCGCCCTCCACGTTGCACAGCACGATCTCGCGTCCGCCCACGGTGAACTCGCGCGCCTCGCCTTCGGGAACGTCGCTGAGCATCGCGGCCTGGTGTTCCGCCATCGGTTCTCTCGTCCGGTTCTGGTCTGGGGGGCCGCTATTCCACGGCGGGGAGCGACGGCGTGTCGGGATCGTCCGGGAAGTTCTTCGCTTCCGCACGAAAGAAGGCCTCCACCACGACCGGATCGAACTGCGTGCCCGCGTTGCGCCGGATCTCCTCCATCGCGAACTCGCAGCTGCTGGCGTCGCGGTACGGGCGCGAGCTGATGATGGCGTCGTACGTGTCCACCACCGCCACGATGCGGCCCTGCAGCGAAATCTCCTCACCGCGCAGGCCACGGGGATAGCCGGAGCCGTCCCACCGCTCCTGGTGATGCAGCACGGCGGGAAGGCCGGGGCGCAGGAACGAGCTGCGCTCCATGATGACGCCGCCGATCTCCGGGTGCCGCTTCATCTCGTCGTACTCGTCCGCCGTCAGCTTGCCGGGCTTCTTCAGCACGTGGTCGGACACGCCGATCTTGCCCACGTCGTGAAGCAGCGCGCCCACCCAGAGCGCGCGAACCTCGTCGCGGTGCAGTCCCATTTCGCGGGCGGTGGCGGCGGCGTAGCGTGCCACGCGCTCCACGTGCCCGCCCGTATAGTCGTCGCGCGTTTCGATGGCGCTGGCCAGGGAGCGCAGCGCGTCCATCAGGAGCGCCTCCAGCTGGCGCGCCTGTTCTGCCACGCGGTCTTCCAGGTGCTGCTGGTACGACCGGTTCTCGCGCAGGAGGCGGCGGTAGCTGAGCGCACGCTCCACCGCGAGCAGCACCTCGTCCAGGTTGAATGGCTTCACCAGGTAGTCGTCGGCCTGCACGCGCAGCGCCTCGACCGCGTTCTCGACGGTGGAGGCGCCGGTGAGGATGATGAATCCCGCGGTGTCGTCCAGCGCGCGGACGCGGCGAAGCAGCTCCAGGCCGCTCATCCCCGGCATCTGCAGGTCCGACAGGATCAGGTCGGCCCCGCGCGACTGGAAGGCGTCCAACGCCTCGGCGCCGTCCGCCGCCTCCTCGACGTGGTACCCGCCCTGGGCCAGGATCACGTGAAGGACGCCGCGGATGGCCGGATCGTCGTCGGCCACCAGCACCCGGACGGGACGGTTCACGGGGCCCCCGCGCGAAAGCCGGCCACGCGCAGCACCAGGTCGTGGGCAATGCGGATGCCGGGGCGGCCATTCACCGCCAACTCCGCCGCGGGCACCCGCGCCACCTCGGCGCCGTTGGCCACGAAGACGACGGTGTCGGCGCCCACCCGCACCTCCAGCCGGTTGGCGCGCCCGGCGCCGGCGGCGTCGCGGTTGATGGACGGGTGGCGCGTCCAGTCGCGGATCACCGGCGTCTGGGCGGCGTCACGGCGCTTGATGAGAAAGCTGCCGTCGCCGCGCACCAGGAAGTAGCTGTACGCCTGCCCCGCCTCGGCCGCGTCCAGCCCCGTGCCGCCGAACACCAGGCCGTAGCCCTCGTGAAGCCGGCCGGAGTCCTTGGTCAGCGTGGCGCGCACGGTATACGGCGGCGCCA harbors:
- the secD gene encoding protein translocase subunit SecD encodes the protein MFQNVRARLGLILVLAAACVALLFWNQGRKGQMVTLGLDLQGGIHMALEVDETGKALTPQQRSDAIDRALKVVRIRVNALGVSEPVVQKAGNDRIVVELAGLQNMNQARDVISKAAFLEFQIVNRPEEVQPAMARLDQAVARAFPSAARAAPAAESPVGGVFKQKGAAADSGTSGKPFESKIASVGPEGQLLVAVADTAAIGAWLRHPAVAAAVPRGTEILWGVPEAEENKQFRSLWFVQNRAIMTGEYLQSAVPATDQTTGTRSVVEFELNRRGGRTFARETGRNLQRQMAIVLDNQVYTAPIIQGQIERRGQITLGSASFEEASELALVLKAGALPVPLKIVEERSVGPTMGADSVRAGFIAGLIGLAGVVLIMIGYYRVAGVFAVIGLSLYVLYTLGSLVAVDAVLTFPGIAGLVLSIGMSVDANVLIFERIREELDAGRAVRPAVSEGFKQALSAIVDSNITTLLTAAILYYAGTGPIQGFAITLGIGIIISMFTAIFVTRTLFTLYLERRSSAAQGLAI
- a CDS encoding HD-GYP domain-containing protein, with product MNRPVRVLVADDDPAIRGVLHVILAQGGYHVEEAADGAEALDAFQSRGADLILSDLQMPGMSGLELLRRVRALDDTAGFIILTGASTVENAVEALRVQADDYLVKPFNLDEVLLAVERALSYRRLLRENRSYQQHLEDRVAEQARQLEALLMDALRSLASAIETRDDYTGGHVERVARYAAATAREMGLHRDEVRALWVGALLHDVGKIGVSDHVLKKPGKLTADEYDEMKRHPEIGGVIMERSSFLRPGLPAVLHHQERWDGSGYPRGLRGEEISLQGRIVAVVDTYDAIISSRPYRDASSCEFAMEEIRRNAGTQFDPVVVEAFFRAEAKNFPDDPDTPSLPAVE
- a CDS encoding AI-2E family transporter, with amino-acid sequence MALLQTPRSRAAALVAVLGIAIALALTPFASGLLGAAVLYVICAPAHRRLSRVLPPRFAAAIVLTVALVLVLLPLAVVVGIMVNEAPNTLRMLQNGAVLDRLSNIRIGPVDLGTQLASAGGTAVAWVTQNALAFAGGAARSLLSLVIAFFGLYFLLLHPEKIWLSVRDFLPFSYQAADTLRDRFHSVTVASLVGIALTSAIQGTIVGVGFMLVGLPSAAFWGVITAIVAVLPMFGSALVWVPGVAVLIVGGEWGGAVLLSTLGLIGANADNVVRLIVFKRISDIHPMATLIGAFAGLKYVGLLGVLLGPLAIAYFFELLKIYRQEYVTGPGSASVLVGGNDAMSALPSPSTETI
- a CDS encoding non-heme iron oxygenase ferredoxin subunit, which encodes MAEHQAAMLSDVPEGEAREFTVGGREIVLCNVEGEIYALQGMCTHEDLPLDGGEVDGTELVCNWHGASFDVCTGRPIGLPATEPLQTFEARVDGDGRIHVTMPD
- a CDS encoding TldD/PmbA family protein; the protein is MKRREFITRSAAAAAGLSVLPSGAAHAAHILAPGDADQRELAMRALDAARSAGAQYADVRINRNRNQSVGTRERQITGFQDSETSGFGVRVLANGAWGFAASREVNAEEVARVARQAVAQARANAAARQRPVELAPVERVADGRWQSPIQVDPFDVPIEEKVNLLFEANAAALGVAGARFVTSSLFFLREEKTFASTEGSYTVQTIYRTLPQMTVTAVAPDGGDFQARQSTPVAAMGLGYEHVRNADLVNNARRWADDAVAKLSAKPVEPGRYDLVLMPSHLFLTIHESIAHPTELDRIMGFEANYAGTSFIHPIGDFLGKFRYGQEIMNIQAERSTPGALATVGWDDEGVRPDEYLIVRNGILNDLQTTREQAPMLADWYRQSGKPVRSHGNSYAQSWADVQFQRMPNVNLMPHATRDVKLDELVGGIENGILIEGRGSYSIDQQRYNAQFGGQVFHEIRNGRVGGMLKDVAYQMRTPEFWNGMDLIGGRSTYEIHGSFNDGKGQPSQSNAVSHGCPPARFRQVNVINTGRRA
- the secF gene encoding protein translocase subunit SecF: MRIFQNANFPIMQVRRRAYIITAALFLASIGAMLLNVQQIGSWLNYGVDFRGGTLVHLKFKQPVEIDQIRAAARGAGHEGWEISQFGGPREVVIRKEFAAEVGRTAAQDVQQALASKFPANSYEVSRTESVGPKVGDELQYRALIAILASFLVTLIYLAFRFEWRFGVAAIAATAHDIIITLGLLAIMRSEVSLGTVAAFLTIVGYSLNDTIVVFDRIRESLAKPRHGMSYMELLNRAINETLPRTVLTASGTLVTLVSLFLFGGPVIRDFALVLILGIAIGTFSSIFVASPVLYFIEQKWPHQPTKKAQAAASHSNRPRARTAV
- a CDS encoding serine hydrolase, whose translation is MLYRNEPPFKLRSTLAAAFALVAAGTGMGLAQGGEQPRALERVEAVIPQPVTFAAVRVVREARVPRQPRLGADARMSSQQLSAAERLVRDEVRRGAFPGAALAAGRGAHLGLMAGVGNAEWGHGAVDPERTVYDIASLTKVVATTTAVMLLVEQGKLDVDAPVSRYLPAFSGGAKDKVRIRHLLAHNSGLPAGAGVGGTPDQALKQLIRTPLKTAPGERMEYSDVGFVVLWAAAERAAGEPLDELLRREMWEPLGMRSTGFNPGEGCARCVPTFKRADGTPVRGKVHDPIARKLGGVAGNAGLFSTAGDLARFAAMLASGGELEGVRVLEEETIRRFTRRQPNAENRALGWETPKERGGSAGRELSRRAFGHTGFTGTSLWVDPERATWTVLLANRTFDPHASNRIQALRRAVNDRVAQAADAGGRGMGVLLD
- a CDS encoding SGNH/GDSL hydrolase family protein — protein: MKFLALGDSYTIGEGVAAADRWPVQLAALLREQGQDFAEPQIIARTGWTTDELSDAIDAADPRGPYDLVSLLIGVNNQYRGRGTEEYRAEFAGLLQRAIGFAGGDASRVIVLSIPDWGATPFAEGRSRANIAAEIDVFNAINRQETERLGARYVDITPQSRTAGSNPAFLAPDGLHYSGLTYAEWARLALPAALEAVQ